The Brumimicrobium sp. genomic interval CCTCTGCAAATGGCACCAATTTTCGTATTGGTGAAGAGGGCATATTAGCAGTTTTTAATGATAATTTCGGCATAATTTTTCTACAAATTTGGGTACAAAATTACAGTTTTATTCTGTATTCTAAAACTATTGTATGTGAGATTCGATTTAAACAGCTAATTCAATCAATTGCTTGTGCCAGCTATCTTTTATGGAAACTTCCCATTTATTCTCAAAGTCAGCTTTAGTAGTAATTACATTGTTAAAAACAATGGTATTTTCATCTACATCACCTGATTTAATCAAGTCTCTAAAGTCATTTATATTGGTGCTAAGAATCTCCTCTCCCTTTCTGTATGAAACAATCATTCTATCCATCAAAGACAAATTGAATTCAGCATCTAAAGCCTTAAAAAACTGAAGTGATCTATCACCAGCACTTCCACATAATCTATCCTCTGTATCATCAGCTAATAAGACAATAAAACGCTTATATAAGATAACCGCTTCAGATTTCACAATGGAGCCATGAGAATCCCAATTCTCTGTAAAATCGATTAGTTTTTCATTGATTGCACTTTCCTCAGCAGGATTTAATTCACGTGCACTTTGATATACCCAAATTTTAGCTAAATCGGGGTAATTTGAAAATATATTATGTGTCATAATTTTAACCTTGAATAACTATAAATCAGCAGCAGAAGCTATTAATTCTGCAATATCAATCACCTCTAATTTACCGTCTAAGTTCTTATTTTTAACTCCGTCTGTTAACATGGTATTGCAGAAAGGACAAGCTGTAGCTACAATATTAGCTTTTACTTCTTCAATCTCCTCAACTCGCTTGTCATTTACTTTTCTAGTACCTTTTTCTTCTTCTTTAAACATCTGAGCTCCTCCTGCTCCACAACAAGTAGAACGATTTCTACAGTTTCTCATTTCCACAAGTTCAGCGTCTAATTTTTGAAGAAGTTCTCTTGGCGCTTCATAGATATTGTTGGCACGACCTAAATAACAAGGATCGTGGTATGTAATTCTTCTTCCTTTAAAGGATTCTCCTCCTTCTACTTTTAGTTTTCCTTCGTCAATTAAAGATTGAATTAATTGTGTATGGTGTACAATATCATAATTACCACCTAACTCAGGATATTCATTTTTAATCGTATTAAAGCAGTGAGGGCAACCTGTAACAATTTTTTTAATCTCATAGCCATTTAATACGCTGATGTTTTGCATTGCCTGCATTTGGAATAAAAACTCATTTCCAGCACGTTTTGCAGGGTCACCGGTACATGATTCTTCTGCTCCCAATACAGCAAATTTAACGTTACATTTATTTAGAATCTTAACGATTGCTTTTGTGATTTTCTTTGCCCTATCATCAAAACTACCAGAACAACCTACCCAAAATAGAATTTCAGGAACTTCACCTTGCGCAGTCATCTCAGCCATTGTAGGCACTTTTAGTAATTCGCTCATGTTTTTATTTTATTTAGTATCTATAAACTACTATCAACTTTTACTCTTCTTCCGCCCATTTAATTCTGTCCTCAGGACTAAACTGCCATGGAGCGCCATTGTTTTCAATATTTGTATTCATACCTGCTAATTCATTTGGAATCTTTGATTCTTCCATAACAAGGTATTGACGCATTTGCATGATAATATTCATTGGGGAAATATCAACCGGGCAAGTTTCTACACAGGCATTACAAGTAGTACAAGCCCATAATTCTTCTTCGGAAATGTAGCTGTGTAAACTCTTGCCGTCATCATAATCCTTTCCGTGTTTACGGATATTATTTCCTTTTTCATCTAAACGGTCACGTGTTGCCATCATTATAGCACGTGGTGACAATAATTTACCTGTTTGATTAGCTGGACAGTTATCTGTACATCTTCCACATTCAGTACAAGAATATGCATCCATTAAATTCTTCCACGATAAATCTTCCACGTCTTTTGCTCCGAAACGTTGAGGCGTTGCGTTTTCATCAGGAGCAGGTGCTGCGTATGGATCAGCATCTGGGTCCATCATCAACTGCACCTCTTTCTTTACGGCCTGATTATTGGCAAATTTTCCCATAGGTTCCAAATTGGAGTAATACACATTAGGGAATGCCAAAAGGATATGCAAATGTTTGGAATATGGCAGATAGTTTAAGAAGACAAAAACCATCATAATATGTCCCCACCATCCAATACGT includes:
- a CDS encoding (Fe-S)-binding protein, coding for MSELLKVPTMAEMTAQGEVPEILFWVGCSGSFDDRAKKITKAIVKILNKCNVKFAVLGAEESCTGDPAKRAGNEFLFQMQAMQNISVLNGYEIKKIVTGCPHCFNTIKNEYPELGGNYDIVHHTQLIQSLIDEGKLKVEGGESFKGRRITYHDPCYLGRANNIYEAPRELLQKLDAELVEMRNCRNRSTCCGAGGAQMFKEEEKGTRKVNDKRVEEIEEVKANIVATACPFCNTMLTDGVKNKNLDGKLEVIDIAELIASAADL
- a CDS encoding 4Fe-4S dicluster domain-containing protein, yielding MISSIIFIILALAGFTFFTLNMLKIRSNILLGQKLDRTDNKAERWKTMILVAFGQKKMFKRWFPAVMHLFIYTAFIITQIELIEIFTDGITGGHRLFRGSLGGFYTFIISLIEILSVLAFIATIVFLSRRNLIRLPRLNMREMAGWPRKDANLILIMELTLICCIFMMNGADEVLFNRDMSHAATTFTGDNTFGFAVSQFIGPAFFGNMSNETLMIIERIGWWGHIMMVFVFLNYLPYSKHLHILLAFPNVYYSNLEPMGKFANNQAVKKEVQLMMDPDADPYAAPAPDENATPQRFGAKDVEDLSWKNLMDAYSCTECGRCTDNCPANQTGKLLSPRAIMMATRDRLDEKGNNIRKHGKDYDDGKSLHSYISEEELWACTTCNACVETCPVDISPMNIIMQMRQYLVMEESKIPNELAGMNTNIENNGAPWQFSPEDRIKWAEEE